From a single Scylla paramamosain isolate STU-SP2022 chromosome 28, ASM3559412v1, whole genome shotgun sequence genomic region:
- the LOC135114875 gene encoding uncharacterized protein LOC135114875 isoform X4 → MVLVQDPSRVRRVAGNNFLQTGSSGLSIEQQSTCSYFQDISLLGKRSDLKTFPLQQCHQDARQEQGLEVPVRCSRMDKDVEQGQSTETTVKCGTDSCSGANVECVKIQQTPLMMLSIQKVNSKEIWITRYVGQQPGQQHQGCADASEPVMEEAKTSTVLSVTEQEMPMSQGCSVGNMIKKTSDDRSYVIDSALSPVPSFRETLNPAYDMMESYADLVVKEGSFGPSSCRINKNPPVLSVSSTCTMPMVSVTSAYTVPVLPMSSVCPAPGMSVSTVCTAPFPTSASDYMDDKDALVLLRNTAFESLSEARATEPNIYASYPRAQCRITPVTAGYRDMSIPDRQDSSLHVNSIAQNGSVGGGGDSVINVIHSNFSNTGAHQLDPSSGLVSFQGGQVVWTAQDPKFSITSIIPSGKNSEGLMDSLQNGEVGNSVSAPSDVRQTESAVQEQEYLYVETNHITHMIDEYLSKDACHSEADSRMQGVNYKGSNYLAHSRDAIVLNETERNCTSVGTGDIFGTSSKKVCCTRARGVGELRLLSEGEDTSALPPTLSDLMPEDEGGLNDFTPSDQDYTLLPLWTFSGDEGNSHGFDIEKPQVSGSVMRTTCIDSTITCPKTTSSEDGNFSVNDFNDLLDSLLQDTDKEKGRSHTEMKHTFYENTDFPACHITSEETPVKETTEYILRDMNRMRLGVGLAKSEPCPKPVLAQVEEDPSENIVILGPDAFQRLPKPTTKTLQGNCLIPNLATAGKVPHTVSFKTVPAVRTPVIQNITTVYRPSVQPTTTTTTAKQSQPQENTNYVKILPKGSSDSCSTKKPSEASCHHPSTLVPAPQIKSSCHVSKKTEMVLPVGGTGMSIIIPKCTPVSIASFVHPRSHDVNTKTVPDHTWPGVKSTPEEEDAVLLQATNAPATMSDELCLNVKKADITPAVTKLSKVPILTSSSAELVPLLSSVPLVLLAPVSEQSLMIRSVPESILLCNTSAPSVSGYGAQATRKAGTKCCLTIPVHPNASKNEKIDSAVCSPQISATSGLKSSSVTSSSTIQTRAHSQRSAETKTVADSWKHQPRKKPYSDSVKTRKLLQEDLKELLPNFSDSILTVLDLPPRAVHRGFFYMGEVKALRNQALGIQLETLYRDHVYSCTSETCLTCVAFCDQKAALSQAEREVHVPGIEKTGDKRKKQLRGKRTKGYDSEDEDELLFSSPSPQPVKKRDNKWDESVDQENVHSSNIKETNEIHSILPERSSQVWGEVRMKRSKSDTNLPLHSKKTKVIREHHRYSYDDSCLTSHFLPLSPSRTSPRPSLRRWKKLTTRKEVPQKTKHHTYSLRSDQWASLIRATLADLRLKQKLERGHVPYSEGQEEGESKTLCGSLPQDTIVVDILSITVGTHDLSVQGEPPYCSKLYVCFSDRKLVYALSTRKQAVNRSEEDMSPRTRSKAKEALMKEAQHARISSPPQDKVAPHPFIFIVVPFDSLLSLNVTSKRVVVVVDTLPSICLMTWKEGCWLSLSQNHPVSPACRSHLALTKALLAVFPMHQVLCGSGLPSPLTALATGSTVETNLLVLREMQSEALQRSLAKSSVWFRQILDCSSPIQGDHIPSWALPSPAVLGDLTSTGLPTTPSLTSITSPSIPSFTSTTLSSSPSCTSALTSTFTSTSALTSVLHKSATSSTLLTIPEAGQCSEEAHQVQTLSPMVCGAGASLSSSAPSTEAPIVSAVRSVLQANGLMHALPISHPLQYPPNIPQEEGCSCKGMCRTRECPCARAGGVCLPKLSCFCQECDNPLNVLHTFGLDVCLARTDKCLMQNLYSYNLAGLCTLLVSPVVLPCCGASPKLFHIIPGTVACAVCSTPVSYSWCSHHIHLQGLCPRNHCIKCWCCKPVFHTHCQRCEQCTRSVLQGQCAECGTNKSK, encoded by the exons ATGGTGCTGGTGCAGGACCCAAGTAGAGTGAGAAGAGTGGCTGGCAACAATTTCCTGCAAACTGGCTCCTCAGGTCTCTCCATAGAGCAGCAGAGTACATGCAGCTATTTTCAGGATATTTCGTTGTTAGGTAAGAGGTCTGATCTCAAAACATTTCCTCTGCAACAGTGTCATCAGGATGCAAGGCAAGAGCAGGGTCTTGAAGTGCCAGTAAGGTGCAGCAGGATGGATAAGGATGTGGAGCAAGGCCAGAGCACTGAAACAACAGTAAAATGTGGGACAGACAGCTGCTCTGGTGCTAATGTAGAGTGTGTCAAGATACAACAAACTCCCCTCATGATGCTCAGTATTCAGAAAGTCAACTCTAAAGAGATATGGATCACCAGGTATGTTGGCCAGCAGCCAGGGCAGCAGCACCAAGGCTGTGCAGATGCAAGTGAACCCGTAATGGAGGAGGCAAAGACTTCCACAGTGCTGTCAGTCACAGAGCAGGAAATGCCTATGTCTCAAGGCTGTAGTGTTGGtaatatgataaagaaaacatcAGATGACAGGAGTTATGTCATTGATTCTGCGTTGTCTCCAGTGCCATCCTTTAGGGAAACCCTCAACCCAGCATATGACATGATGGAAAGTTATGCTGATCTAGTGGTGAAAGAAGGCTCATTTGGACCCTCCAGCTGCAGAATAAACAAAAACCCACCAGTTCTTTCTGTGTCCTCTACATGCACAATGCCAATGGTGTCTGTGACCTCTGCATATACTGTGCCAGTGCTGCCCATGTCCTCTGTATGTCCAGCACCAGGGATGTCTGTGTCTACTGTATGCACAGCGCCTTTTCCCACTAGTGCCTCAGACTACATGGATGACAAAGATGCCTTGGTGTTGCTCCGAAATACAGCATTTGAATCACTCTCAGAAGCAAGGGCAACAGAACCCAACATTTATGCAAGTTACCCAAGAGCCCAGTGCAGAATTACCCCAGTCACTGCTGGCTACAGAGACATGAGTATCCCAGACAGGCAAGACAGTAGCCTGCATGTAAACAGTATTGCTCAGAAcggcagtgttggtggtggtggtgactctgTGATTAATGTCATCCATTCAAATTTTAGCAACACAGGTGCACACCAGCTGGACCCCAGCAGTGGGTTGGTCAGCTTCCAGGGTGGCCAGGTGGTGTGGACTGCTCAGGACCCAAAATTCTCCATCACAAGCATCATACCAAGTGGCAAAAACTCAGAGGGCCTCATGGATTCCTTGCAAAATGGTGAAGTAGGAAATAGTGTCAGTGCCCCTTCAGATGTGAGGCAAACAGAGTCAGCAGTACAAGAGCAAGAGTACTTGTATGTGGAGACTAATCACATCACTCACATGATTGATGAGTACTTGAGTAAAGATGCATGTCACAGTGAGGCAGACTCAAGGATGCAGGGTGTCAACTATAAGGGTTCAAACTATTTAGCTCATAGCAGAGATGCAATTGTCCTTAATGAAACTGAAAGGAATTGTACTTCAGTAGGAACAGGAGACATTTTTGGCACCTCTAGTAAAAAAGTATGCTGCACGAGAGCCCGAGGTGTTGGGGAGCTAAGACTCCTCTCTGAGGGGGAAGATACGTCTGCCTTGCCTCCCACACTGAGTGACTTGATGCCCGAGGATGAGGGTGGACTGAATGACTTCACACCATCAGATCAAGATTACACCTTACTACCACTCTGGACATTCAGTGGGGATGAGGGAAACAGTCATGGATTTGACATTGAGAAGCCACAAGTCTCCGGCAGTGTGATGAGAACAACATGCATTGATTCCACCATTACTTGTCCAAAGACCACAAGCTCTGAAGATGGTAATTTCAGTGTGAATGATTTCAATGATCTACTTGATTCACTCCTTCAGGatactgataaagaaaaaggaagaagtcaCACAGAAATGAAACATACCTTTTATGAAAATACAGATTTTCCTGCCTGTCACATAACAAGTGAAGAAACACCTGTTAAAGAAACAACTGAGTATATTTTGAGAGACATGAACAGAATGAGGCTTGGTGTAGGCCTGGCAAAAAGTGAGCCTTGCCCCAAACCTGTTCTGGCCCAGGTGGAGGAAGACCCAAGTGAAAACATTGTTATTCTGGGGCCTGATGCTTTCCAGCGCCTACCCAAGCCTACCACAAAGACTCTTCAAGGGAACTGCCTAATTCCAAATCTCGCCACAGCTGGAAAAGTTCCCCACACTGTATCTTTTAAGACGGTGCCAGCTGTTCGGACACCTGTCATTCAGAATATAACCACTGTATACAGACCCAGTGTGCagccgaccaccaccaccactactgccaaaCAGTCACAGCCACAAGAGAATACCAATTATGTCAAGATATTGCCTAAGGGTTCTTCAGACAGCTGTAGCACAAAGAAACCAAGTGAAGCATCATGTCACCATCCATCAACATTGGTGCCAGCTCCGCAGATCAAAAGTAGCTGCCATGTGTCCAAGAAGACAGAGATGGTTTTGCCTGTTGGAGGAACTGGCATGAGCATAATCATCCCTAAGTGCACTCCTGTGAGCATTGCCTCCTTTGTACATCCCAGAAGCCATGACGTAAATACCAAAACAGTCCCTGATCATACGTGGCCAGGAGTGAAGAGCACcccagaggaagaggatgctgtaTTGCTTCAAGCCACCAATGCTCCAGCCACAATGAGTGATGAATTGTGCTTAAATGTGAAGAAAGCAGACATTACCCCAGCAGTAACAAAGCTGAGCAAGGTGCCCATCTTGACCTCATCCTCAGCAGAGTTGGTGCCTCTCTTGTCCTCAGTGCCGCTTGTGCTTCTGGCTCCCGTCAGTGAACAGTCTCTCATGATCCGCTCAGTACCAGAAAGCATCCTTTTATGCAACACTAGTGCACCTTCAGTATCAGGTTATGGTGCTCAAGCCACAAGGAAAGCAGGAACAAAATGTTGCCTTACAATTCCTGTTCATCCTAATGCcagcaaaaatgaaaagatagatTCTGCCGTGTGTTCTCCACAAATCAGTGCAACATCTGGCTTGAAAAGCAGTAGTGTTACCTCTTCAAGCACCATACAGACAAGAgctcatagtcagaggagtgCAGAGACCAAAACTGTGGCAGATTCTTGGAAACACCAGCCAAGAAAGAAACCTTACTCTGATTCTGTCAAGACCAGGAAATTGCTACAAGAGGATCTGAAGGAGTTACTTCCAAACTTCTCAGATTCTATACTCACCGTTCTAGACTTGCCACCAAGGGCCGTCCACCGTGGCTTCTTCTACATGGGAGAGGTGAAGGCACTGCGCAACCAGGCACTTGGTATTCAGCTGGAGACGCTTTACAGAGACCATGTTTATTCCTGCACATCAGAGACCTGCCTAACTTGTGTTGCTTTCTGTGACCAGAAGGCAGCTCTCTCACAGGCTGAGAGGGAGGTGCATGTCCCTGGTATAGAGAAAACAGGtgacaagagaaagaagcagttaagaggaaaaagaacaaagggTTATGACagtgaggatgaagatgagcTGCTCTTCAGCTCTCCGTCCCCACAGCCagtgaagaaaagggataatAAATGGGATGAATCTGTTGACCAGGAAAATGTGCACTCAAGTAACATAAAGGAAACCAATGAAATACATTCCATTCTGCCAGAGAGGAGTAGTCAGGTGTGGGGAGAAGTCAGAATGAAGCGTTCCAAGTCAGATACCAACCTTCCCCTTCAtagcaagaaaacaaaagtCATAAGGGAACACCATAGATACAGCTATGATGACTCCTGCCTtacctctcacttccttcctttgagCCCATCAAGAACCTCTCCCAGACCATCActcaggaggtggaagaagttGACTACCAGGAAGGAAGTGCCTCAAAAAACCAAACATCATACATATTCTCTGAGAAGTGACCAGTGGGCCTCCCTCATTAGAGCAACTCTTGCTGATTTGAGGTTGAAGCAAAAATTAGAAAGAG GTCATGTGCCGTACAGTGAGgggcaagaggaaggagaaagcaagACATTGTGTGGCAGTCTCCCTCAAGATACCATTGTTGTGGACATTCTCTCCATCACTGTTGGGACACATGATCTCAGTGTCCAGGGAGAGCCTCCTTACTGTTCCAAGCTCTACGTCTGCTTCTCTGATAG AAAATTGGTGTATGCCCTTAGCACAAGGAAGCAGGCTGTGAATCGCAGTGAAGAGGACATGTCACCAAGAACAAGGAGTAAAGCCAAAGAAGCATTGATGAAGGAGGCACAGCATGCACGGATAAGCTCACCACCACAGGATAAAGTCGCCCCGCATCCCTTCATCTTCATTGTCGTGCCGTTTGACTCCCTGCTGTCCTTGAACGTCACCTCCAAAAGA gtggtggtggtggtggacacccttccctccatctgcCTCATGACTTGGAAGGAAGGCTGTTGGTTGAGCCTCTCCCAGAACCACCCAGTCAGCCCCGCCTGCCGGTCCCACCTGGCCCTCACCAAGGCCCTGCTGGCAGTGTTCCCCATGCACCAGGTTCTGTGTGGCTCAGGCTTACCCTCACCACTCACAGCATTGGCTACAGGAAGTACTGTTGAGACTAACCTG CTGGTGCTACGAGAAATGCAGAGTGAGGCCTTGCAGAGGAGTCTGGCCAAATCCTCTGTGTGGTTCAGACAGATACTAGACTGCTCTTCTCCTATCCAGGGTGACCACATTCCCTCTTGggccctcccttcccctgctgTACTGGGTGACCTCACCTCCACTGGTTTGCCCAccacaccctccctcacctccatcaCTTCCCCTAGCATaccatccttcacctccaccaccttgtCTAGCTCACCATCCTGCACCTCTGCCCTCACGTCCACCTTCACGTCCACTTCCGCTCTCACCTCTGTCCTCCACAAGTCAGCCACTTCCAGCACCTTGTTAA CCATTCCAGAAGCAGGCCAGTGTTCAGAGGAGGCTCACCAAGTACAGACCCTGAGTCCTATGGTGTGTGGTGCAGGAGCCTCCCTTAGCTCCTCTGCCCCCAGCACTGAAGCACCAATTGTATCAGCTGTGAGAAGTGTCCTACAGGCTAAT GGATTAATGCATGCCCTGCCCATCAGCCATCCCTTGCAGTATCCTCCCAATATCCCTCAGGAGGAAGGCTGCTCCTGTAAGGGAATGTGTCG AACAAGAGAGTGTCCCTGTGCCCGGGCAGGTGGTGTGTGCCTTCCCAAGCTCTCCTGTTTCTGCCAGGAGTGTGACAACCCCCTCAATGTGTTGCACACCTTTGGCCTGGATGTGTGCCTGGCTCGCACAGACAAGTGCCTGATGCAGAACCTTTACAGTTATAAT CTGGCTGGGCTGTGCACCCTGCTGGTGTCTCCCGTGGTGCTGCCATGCTGTGGAGCATCACCCAAACTATTTCACATCATCCCCGGCACAGTGGCATGTGCAGTGTGCAGCACACCTGTCAGCTACTCCTGGTGCAGCCACCACATCCACCTGCAGGGCCTTTGTCCTCGTAACCACTGCATTAAGTGTTGGTGCTGCAAGCCTGTCTTCCACACACACTGCCAG AGGTGTGAGCAGTGCACCAGGTCTGTGCTGCAGGGACAGTGTGCAGAATGTGGCACTAATAAgtcaaaataa